In the genome of Bacteroides mediterraneensis, the window ACGATAATTGTTGTAAAAATGAATGTATCTGTCAATTACATTACGGGCATGGTTGATGTTATTGAAGTGGCTTTGACGATAAATGCGCTCTGTTTTGTAGCCATAGTATATAACATTCCTTTTATTGTAAAATAATTTATTATTGCTGTCCGGGGTAAAATCGATTACATATAAAAATACCGCTCAATTATTGTGTATTCAATGGTCGAGTCTTGTTTTGTCATTCTAAGCCCCGTCAAAAGATAGACAGCTGATAATCTTCTTTCCAATCTACGCTTAAGAGCATTTCCCAATCTTTTTCCGGGTGATTAAACAGACTGTAGAAATCCACATAATACATAAGCGTAATCCGTATCATGGTTGCAAGCCCGGAGAAACTCCATGAACGTATGAGTTTCTTTTTCATTATCATAAGCAGCAGATTAGCTATAAGAGTCACCCAAATCTGTATCTTGATGGCATTCGCACTTTCTCCATAGAAGTATTTCAAGGGGAAGCTCTGCTTTATCTGCTTGAACAACAGTTCTATCTCCCAGCATTGCGATAAATTTCTATGATCTCGTTCGAATCTGATTCCATGTCGTTTGTAAGCAATGAAACCAGTTTGTGCTTTTGGCTATCGGCATAGGTAATGATACGGGCATGATGAGTCTGGGTTTCACCACCCTTCAGTACTTTTGAGAATGCAACATGTTGTATCCGTACTTTCATAAATCCTTCTGTAGTCTGGTACATACAATCCTCCATAACAGAATGTTTCAGGTTTCTCTTTATTTTTGTCACATACAGAACCCCTCTCAGCGTGAGTGTTTCCAGCTTCTCATAGTTAATGTATGCGCGGTCTATGGCAATTATGTCTCCTTTGTTCAGTGCTGACGGCTCTAACATGAAGGAATCGTTGGTTGCAGCAGAAGTAAACTTTATATCTGAAGATTTCCTTCGTTGGCATGTATGACGGTGGGTACCTTTATATCTCCTTTCTTTTTGCCGGTCTTGGGATAACGCCCCACGGTCTGTTGGCATCGGAAAGAGTACTGCGCGAAGGCATTAACCTTATACCCAAATGACAAAGTTTGCGGGATTCTGCCTGCAGGGAGGCCATTATCTCCCGTAAGGAATCAAAACGCATGATGACCGTATAGAGCATAACGACGAGATGGGTCCATATGTCGAAACGTTTTACATAGTGCTCTTCACCATATTCACGACTTAACCGAAGGATTGTTGACTTGTCCAGAAATTTTATCACCTGACAATAGGGCGGCTGTCCGCTAAAATGTGTACTTTTGCCATGATTGGATTTTATTGTTTGGCGACTGAAATCTAACGAAAATGGGCTGACCTCGCAAATGAAGTCAGCTCTAATTTTATAGCTTCGCAAAATTTTTATCGGATGGTAAACTATAGGTATCAAACCTTTATATACAACAATAGCGACTGTCACTATGAATTTAATAGTTGCAGTCACTATTGTTGTAAGCATTCGGACAAATGCACCTTTTACACCTTGAGGTTTGATTGTAGCTTTGCGGCAGCGAATACAATCAAACCTCAATTATTATGAATAGACTGGAATTTGAAGAATTGGAATTACAGGTACAACAAAGCGGCCTACCGTTGAAGTCGTACCTACAACAGATAGGTGTAAGTTATTCAACCTATCATTACTGGCGTAGAAAATGTTCGGTTGACAGGAACAGTATCAAA includes:
- a CDS encoding transposase — its product is MPTDRGALSQDRQKERRYKGTHRHTCQRRKSSDIKFTSAATNDSFMLEPSALNKGDIIAIDRAYINYEKLETLTLRGVLYVTKIKRNLKHSVMEDCMYQTTEGFMKVRIQHVAFSKVLKGGETQTHHARIITYADSQKHKLVSLLTNDMESDSNEIIEIYRNAGR
- a CDS encoding DUF4372 domain-containing protein yields the protein MLTTIVTATIKFIVTVAIVVYKGLIPIVYHPIKILRSYKIRADFICEVSPFSLDFSRQTIKSNHGKSTHFSGQPPYCQVIKFLDKSTILRLSREYGEEHYVKRFDIWTHLVVMLYTVIMRFDSLREIMASLQAESRKLCHLGIRLMPSRSTLSDANRPWGVIPRPAKRKEI
- a CDS encoding integrase core domain-containing protein; its protein translation is MDFTPDSNNKLFYNKRNVIYYGYKTERIYRQSHFNNINHARNVIDRYIHFYNNYRPHMSIGYKNTGSGASGRGRTEKDVETGKIH